In Paroedura picta isolate Pp20150507F chromosome 6, Ppicta_v3.0, whole genome shotgun sequence, one genomic interval encodes:
- the DDX3X gene encoding ATP-dependent RNA helicase DDX3X isoform X1: MSHVAVENALGLDQQFAGLDLNSSDAQSGGGTASKGRYIPPHLRNREASKQDSPSWDSRGGNGYMNGYDRDSRMNGYDRDRDVFGSRGGSGRDDRGFDGWNAGRDRDAYSSFGARSERGSGKSSFFADRGNGSRGRFDERGRGSDFDGIGSRGDRSSFGRFERSGNSRWSDKCDEDDWSKPLAPSERMEQELFAGGNTGINFEKYDDIPVEATGSNCPPHIESFSDVDMGEIIMGNIELTRYTRPTPVQKYAIPIIKEKRDLMACAQTGSGKTAAFLLPILSQIYTDGPGDALRAMKENGRYGRRKQYPISLVLAPTRELAVQIYEEARKFAYRSKVRPCVVYGGADIGQQIRDLERGCHLLVATPGRLVDMMERGKIGLDFCKYLVLDEADRMLDMGFEPQIRRIVEQDTMPPKGVRQTMMFSATFPKEIQMLARDFLEEYIFLAVGRVGSTSENITQKVVWVEELDKRSFLLDLLNATGKDCLGEFQHNSNGSGKDSLTLVFVETKKGADSLEDFLYHEGYACTSIHGDRSQRDREEALHQFRSGRSPILVATAVAARGLDISNVKHVINFDLPSDIEEYVHRIGRTGRVGNLGLATSFFNERNANITKDLLDLLVEAKQEVPSWLENLAYEQHHKGGSSRGRSKGRFSGGFGARDYRTSSSSAGSSFGSSRASSGRSGGGGGGGSGHGGSRGFGGGGYGGFYNSDGYGGNYNSQGVDWWGN, from the exons ATGAGTCATGTGGCAGTGGAAAATGCCCTCGGTCTAGATCAGCAG TTTGCTGGTCTAGACTTGAATTCCTCAGACGCGCAGAGTGGAGGAGGTACAGCAAGCA aAGGCCGGTACATTCCTCCTCATTTGCGGAACAGAGAAGCCTCAAAACAGG ATTCCCCCAGCTGGGACTCTCGTGGAGGTAATGGCTATATGAATGGATATGATCGTGACAGCCGGATGAATGGCTACGATCGTGATCGCGATGTGTTTGGATCCAGAGGAGGATCTGGACGTGATGACAGAG GTTTTGATGGTTGGAACGCAGGAAGAGACAGGGATGCATACAGTAGCTTTGGTGCAAGAAGTGAACGTGGTTCAGGGAAATCAAGCTTCTTCGCTGACCGTGGAAATGGCTCAAGGGGAAG ATTTGATGAACGTGGAAGAGGCAGTGACTTTGATGGCATCGGCAGTCGTGGTGATAGAAGCAGCTTTGGAAGATTTGAGCGCAGTGGGAACAGTCGTTGGTCTGATAAATGTGATGAGGATGACTGGTCCAAACCACTTGCACCAAGTGAACGTATGGAACA GGAGCTCTTCGCTGGTGGAAATACTGGCATTAACTTTGAAAAATATGATGACATTCCTGTTGAGGCAACAGGCAGCAATTGCCCTCCACACATTGAAAGT TTCAGTGATGTTGACATGGGGGAAATTATCATGGGGAACATTGAGCTCACCCGCTACACACGACCTACTCCAGTACAGAAATATGCTATCCCTATCATCAAAGAGAAGAGAGATTTGATGGCTTGTGCCCAGACAG GCTCTGGAAAAACAGCTGCATTTCTTCTGCCTATACTGAGTCAGATCTATACAGATGGCCCAGGTGATGCCCTGAGAGCTATGAAG GAAAATGGAAGGTATGGACGTCGTAAGCAATACCCAATCTCATTGGTTTTGGCTCCTACAAGAGAATTGGCAGTGCAGATATATGAAGAAGCCAGGAAG TTTGCATATCGTTCCAAAGTTCGTCCTTGTGTTGTCTATGGTGGGGCTGACATTGGCCAACAGATACGTGACTTGGAGCGTGGTTGCCACTTACTTGTAGCAACTCCAGGACGTCTTGTAGATATGATGGAGAGAGGAAAAAttggactggacttctgcaa GTACTTGGTATTGGATGAAGCTGACCGTATGCTTGACATGGGGTTTGAACCTCAAATTCGTCGTATTGTTGAGCAAGATACTATGCCACCAAAAGGCGTCCGTCAGACCATGATGTTCAGTGCTACCTTTCCAAAGGAAATCCAG ATGCTTGCTCGTGACTTCTTAGAAGAATATATCTTTCTGGCTGTTGGCAGAGTTGGCTCTACATCTGAGAACATCACACAGAAAGTAGTGTGGGTGGAAGAATTAGACAAACGGTCATTTCTGCTTGACCTCCTAAATGCCACAGGTAAAGACTGTTTGGGAGAATTCCAACACAACTCTAATGGCTCAG GCAAAGATTCTTTGACTCTGGTGTTTGTGGAAACTAAAAAGGGGGCTGATTCCCTGGAAGATTTCCTGTACCATGAAGGATATGCTTGTACAAGTATCCATGGTGATCGCTCCCAGCGAGACAGAGAAGAAGCATTACACCAGTTCCGTTCGGGCAGAAGTCCTATCTTGGTTGCAACTGCA GTAGCTGCAAGAGGGCTGGATATTTCAAACGTAAAACATGTAATCAACTTTGATTTGCCAAGTGACATAGAAGAATATGTTCATCGCATTGGCCGTACAGGGCGTGTTGGGAACCTTG GTCTTGCCACATCATTCTTTAATGAAAGGAACGCAAATATTACAAAAGACTTGCTAGATCTACTAGTTGAAGCGAAGCAAGAAGTGCCATCTTGGCTAGAAAACCTGGCATATGAGCAGCATCACAAGGGTGGAAGTAGTCGTGGACGATCTAAAGG CCGTTTCAGTGGAGGGTTCGGTGCCAGAGACTATCGAACAAGCAGCAGTTCCGCTGGCAGTAGTTTTGGAAGCAGCCGTGCAAGTAGTGGCCgcagcggtggcggtggcggtggcggcagtgGCCATGGCGGCAGCAGAGGGTTTGGAGGAG GTGGCTATGGCGGCTTCTATAACAGTGATGGATACGGAGGAAACTATAACTCTCAGGGGGTAGACTGGTGGGGCAACTGA
- the DDX3X gene encoding ATP-dependent RNA helicase DDX3X isoform X5: MSHVAVENALGLDQQFAGLDLNSSDAQSGGGTASSRYIPPHLRNREASKQGFDGWNAGRDRDAYSSFGARSERGSGKSSFFADRGNGSRGRFDERGRGSDFDGIGSRGDRSSFGRFERSGNSRWSDKCDEDDWSKPLAPSERMEQELFAGGNTGINFEKYDDIPVEATGSNCPPHIESFSDVDMGEIIMGNIELTRYTRPTPVQKYAIPIIKEKRDLMACAQTGSGKTAAFLLPILSQIYTDGPGDALRAMKENGRYGRRKQYPISLVLAPTRELAVQIYEEARKFAYRSKVRPCVVYGGADIGQQIRDLERGCHLLVATPGRLVDMMERGKIGLDFCKYLVLDEADRMLDMGFEPQIRRIVEQDTMPPKGVRQTMMFSATFPKEIQMLARDFLEEYIFLAVGRVGSTSENITQKVVWVEELDKRSFLLDLLNATGKDCLGEFQHNSNGSGKDSLTLVFVETKKGADSLEDFLYHEGYACTSIHGDRSQRDREEALHQFRSGRSPILVATAVAARGLDISNVKHVINFDLPSDIEEYVHRIGRTGRVGNLGLATSFFNERNANITKDLLDLLVEAKQEVPSWLENLAYEQHHKGGSSRGRSKGRFSGGFGARDYRTSSSSAGSSFGSSRASSGRSGGGGGGGSGHGGSRGFGGGGYGGFYNSDGYGGNYNSQGVDWWGN, translated from the exons ATGAGTCATGTGGCAGTGGAAAATGCCCTCGGTCTAGATCAGCAG TTTGCTGGTCTAGACTTGAATTCCTCAGACGCGCAGAGTGGAGGAGGTACAGCAAGCA GCCGGTACATTCCTCCTCATTTGCGGAACAGAGAAGCCTCAAAACAGG GTTTTGATGGTTGGAACGCAGGAAGAGACAGGGATGCATACAGTAGCTTTGGTGCAAGAAGTGAACGTGGTTCAGGGAAATCAAGCTTCTTCGCTGACCGTGGAAATGGCTCAAGGGGAAG ATTTGATGAACGTGGAAGAGGCAGTGACTTTGATGGCATCGGCAGTCGTGGTGATAGAAGCAGCTTTGGAAGATTTGAGCGCAGTGGGAACAGTCGTTGGTCTGATAAATGTGATGAGGATGACTGGTCCAAACCACTTGCACCAAGTGAACGTATGGAACA GGAGCTCTTCGCTGGTGGAAATACTGGCATTAACTTTGAAAAATATGATGACATTCCTGTTGAGGCAACAGGCAGCAATTGCCCTCCACACATTGAAAGT TTCAGTGATGTTGACATGGGGGAAATTATCATGGGGAACATTGAGCTCACCCGCTACACACGACCTACTCCAGTACAGAAATATGCTATCCCTATCATCAAAGAGAAGAGAGATTTGATGGCTTGTGCCCAGACAG GCTCTGGAAAAACAGCTGCATTTCTTCTGCCTATACTGAGTCAGATCTATACAGATGGCCCAGGTGATGCCCTGAGAGCTATGAAG GAAAATGGAAGGTATGGACGTCGTAAGCAATACCCAATCTCATTGGTTTTGGCTCCTACAAGAGAATTGGCAGTGCAGATATATGAAGAAGCCAGGAAG TTTGCATATCGTTCCAAAGTTCGTCCTTGTGTTGTCTATGGTGGGGCTGACATTGGCCAACAGATACGTGACTTGGAGCGTGGTTGCCACTTACTTGTAGCAACTCCAGGACGTCTTGTAGATATGATGGAGAGAGGAAAAAttggactggacttctgcaa GTACTTGGTATTGGATGAAGCTGACCGTATGCTTGACATGGGGTTTGAACCTCAAATTCGTCGTATTGTTGAGCAAGATACTATGCCACCAAAAGGCGTCCGTCAGACCATGATGTTCAGTGCTACCTTTCCAAAGGAAATCCAG ATGCTTGCTCGTGACTTCTTAGAAGAATATATCTTTCTGGCTGTTGGCAGAGTTGGCTCTACATCTGAGAACATCACACAGAAAGTAGTGTGGGTGGAAGAATTAGACAAACGGTCATTTCTGCTTGACCTCCTAAATGCCACAGGTAAAGACTGTTTGGGAGAATTCCAACACAACTCTAATGGCTCAG GCAAAGATTCTTTGACTCTGGTGTTTGTGGAAACTAAAAAGGGGGCTGATTCCCTGGAAGATTTCCTGTACCATGAAGGATATGCTTGTACAAGTATCCATGGTGATCGCTCCCAGCGAGACAGAGAAGAAGCATTACACCAGTTCCGTTCGGGCAGAAGTCCTATCTTGGTTGCAACTGCA GTAGCTGCAAGAGGGCTGGATATTTCAAACGTAAAACATGTAATCAACTTTGATTTGCCAAGTGACATAGAAGAATATGTTCATCGCATTGGCCGTACAGGGCGTGTTGGGAACCTTG GTCTTGCCACATCATTCTTTAATGAAAGGAACGCAAATATTACAAAAGACTTGCTAGATCTACTAGTTGAAGCGAAGCAAGAAGTGCCATCTTGGCTAGAAAACCTGGCATATGAGCAGCATCACAAGGGTGGAAGTAGTCGTGGACGATCTAAAGG CCGTTTCAGTGGAGGGTTCGGTGCCAGAGACTATCGAACAAGCAGCAGTTCCGCTGGCAGTAGTTTTGGAAGCAGCCGTGCAAGTAGTGGCCgcagcggtggcggtggcggtggcggcagtgGCCATGGCGGCAGCAGAGGGTTTGGAGGAG GTGGCTATGGCGGCTTCTATAACAGTGATGGATACGGAGGAAACTATAACTCTCAGGGGGTAGACTGGTGGGGCAACTGA
- the DDX3X gene encoding ATP-dependent RNA helicase DDX3X isoform X4, which produces MSHVAVENALGLDQQFAGLDLNSSDAQSGGGTASKGRYIPPHLRNREASKQGFDGWNAGRDRDAYSSFGARSERGSGKSSFFADRGNGSRGRFDERGRGSDFDGIGSRGDRSSFGRFERSGNSRWSDKCDEDDWSKPLAPSERMEQELFAGGNTGINFEKYDDIPVEATGSNCPPHIESFSDVDMGEIIMGNIELTRYTRPTPVQKYAIPIIKEKRDLMACAQTGSGKTAAFLLPILSQIYTDGPGDALRAMKENGRYGRRKQYPISLVLAPTRELAVQIYEEARKFAYRSKVRPCVVYGGADIGQQIRDLERGCHLLVATPGRLVDMMERGKIGLDFCKYLVLDEADRMLDMGFEPQIRRIVEQDTMPPKGVRQTMMFSATFPKEIQMLARDFLEEYIFLAVGRVGSTSENITQKVVWVEELDKRSFLLDLLNATGKDCLGEFQHNSNGSGKDSLTLVFVETKKGADSLEDFLYHEGYACTSIHGDRSQRDREEALHQFRSGRSPILVATAVAARGLDISNVKHVINFDLPSDIEEYVHRIGRTGRVGNLGLATSFFNERNANITKDLLDLLVEAKQEVPSWLENLAYEQHHKGGSSRGRSKGRFSGGFGARDYRTSSSSAGSSFGSSRASSGRSGGGGGGGSGHGGSRGFGGGGYGGFYNSDGYGGNYNSQGVDWWGN; this is translated from the exons ATGAGTCATGTGGCAGTGGAAAATGCCCTCGGTCTAGATCAGCAG TTTGCTGGTCTAGACTTGAATTCCTCAGACGCGCAGAGTGGAGGAGGTACAGCAAGCA aAGGCCGGTACATTCCTCCTCATTTGCGGAACAGAGAAGCCTCAAAACAGG GTTTTGATGGTTGGAACGCAGGAAGAGACAGGGATGCATACAGTAGCTTTGGTGCAAGAAGTGAACGTGGTTCAGGGAAATCAAGCTTCTTCGCTGACCGTGGAAATGGCTCAAGGGGAAG ATTTGATGAACGTGGAAGAGGCAGTGACTTTGATGGCATCGGCAGTCGTGGTGATAGAAGCAGCTTTGGAAGATTTGAGCGCAGTGGGAACAGTCGTTGGTCTGATAAATGTGATGAGGATGACTGGTCCAAACCACTTGCACCAAGTGAACGTATGGAACA GGAGCTCTTCGCTGGTGGAAATACTGGCATTAACTTTGAAAAATATGATGACATTCCTGTTGAGGCAACAGGCAGCAATTGCCCTCCACACATTGAAAGT TTCAGTGATGTTGACATGGGGGAAATTATCATGGGGAACATTGAGCTCACCCGCTACACACGACCTACTCCAGTACAGAAATATGCTATCCCTATCATCAAAGAGAAGAGAGATTTGATGGCTTGTGCCCAGACAG GCTCTGGAAAAACAGCTGCATTTCTTCTGCCTATACTGAGTCAGATCTATACAGATGGCCCAGGTGATGCCCTGAGAGCTATGAAG GAAAATGGAAGGTATGGACGTCGTAAGCAATACCCAATCTCATTGGTTTTGGCTCCTACAAGAGAATTGGCAGTGCAGATATATGAAGAAGCCAGGAAG TTTGCATATCGTTCCAAAGTTCGTCCTTGTGTTGTCTATGGTGGGGCTGACATTGGCCAACAGATACGTGACTTGGAGCGTGGTTGCCACTTACTTGTAGCAACTCCAGGACGTCTTGTAGATATGATGGAGAGAGGAAAAAttggactggacttctgcaa GTACTTGGTATTGGATGAAGCTGACCGTATGCTTGACATGGGGTTTGAACCTCAAATTCGTCGTATTGTTGAGCAAGATACTATGCCACCAAAAGGCGTCCGTCAGACCATGATGTTCAGTGCTACCTTTCCAAAGGAAATCCAG ATGCTTGCTCGTGACTTCTTAGAAGAATATATCTTTCTGGCTGTTGGCAGAGTTGGCTCTACATCTGAGAACATCACACAGAAAGTAGTGTGGGTGGAAGAATTAGACAAACGGTCATTTCTGCTTGACCTCCTAAATGCCACAGGTAAAGACTGTTTGGGAGAATTCCAACACAACTCTAATGGCTCAG GCAAAGATTCTTTGACTCTGGTGTTTGTGGAAACTAAAAAGGGGGCTGATTCCCTGGAAGATTTCCTGTACCATGAAGGATATGCTTGTACAAGTATCCATGGTGATCGCTCCCAGCGAGACAGAGAAGAAGCATTACACCAGTTCCGTTCGGGCAGAAGTCCTATCTTGGTTGCAACTGCA GTAGCTGCAAGAGGGCTGGATATTTCAAACGTAAAACATGTAATCAACTTTGATTTGCCAAGTGACATAGAAGAATATGTTCATCGCATTGGCCGTACAGGGCGTGTTGGGAACCTTG GTCTTGCCACATCATTCTTTAATGAAAGGAACGCAAATATTACAAAAGACTTGCTAGATCTACTAGTTGAAGCGAAGCAAGAAGTGCCATCTTGGCTAGAAAACCTGGCATATGAGCAGCATCACAAGGGTGGAAGTAGTCGTGGACGATCTAAAGG CCGTTTCAGTGGAGGGTTCGGTGCCAGAGACTATCGAACAAGCAGCAGTTCCGCTGGCAGTAGTTTTGGAAGCAGCCGTGCAAGTAGTGGCCgcagcggtggcggtggcggtggcggcagtgGCCATGGCGGCAGCAGAGGGTTTGGAGGAG GTGGCTATGGCGGCTTCTATAACAGTGATGGATACGGAGGAAACTATAACTCTCAGGGGGTAGACTGGTGGGGCAACTGA
- the DDX3X gene encoding ATP-dependent RNA helicase DDX3X isoform X2 translates to MSHVAVENALGLDQQFAGLDLNSSDAQSGGGTASSRYIPPHLRNREASKQDSPSWDSRGGNGYMNGYDRDSRMNGYDRDRDVFGSRGGSGRDDRGFDGWNAGRDRDAYSSFGARSERGSGKSSFFADRGNGSRGRFDERGRGSDFDGIGSRGDRSSFGRFERSGNSRWSDKCDEDDWSKPLAPSERMEQELFAGGNTGINFEKYDDIPVEATGSNCPPHIESFSDVDMGEIIMGNIELTRYTRPTPVQKYAIPIIKEKRDLMACAQTGSGKTAAFLLPILSQIYTDGPGDALRAMKENGRYGRRKQYPISLVLAPTRELAVQIYEEARKFAYRSKVRPCVVYGGADIGQQIRDLERGCHLLVATPGRLVDMMERGKIGLDFCKYLVLDEADRMLDMGFEPQIRRIVEQDTMPPKGVRQTMMFSATFPKEIQMLARDFLEEYIFLAVGRVGSTSENITQKVVWVEELDKRSFLLDLLNATGKDCLGEFQHNSNGSGKDSLTLVFVETKKGADSLEDFLYHEGYACTSIHGDRSQRDREEALHQFRSGRSPILVATAVAARGLDISNVKHVINFDLPSDIEEYVHRIGRTGRVGNLGLATSFFNERNANITKDLLDLLVEAKQEVPSWLENLAYEQHHKGGSSRGRSKGRFSGGFGARDYRTSSSSAGSSFGSSRASSGRSGGGGGGGSGHGGSRGFGGGGYGGFYNSDGYGGNYNSQGVDWWGN, encoded by the exons ATGAGTCATGTGGCAGTGGAAAATGCCCTCGGTCTAGATCAGCAG TTTGCTGGTCTAGACTTGAATTCCTCAGACGCGCAGAGTGGAGGAGGTACAGCAAGCA GCCGGTACATTCCTCCTCATTTGCGGAACAGAGAAGCCTCAAAACAGG ATTCCCCCAGCTGGGACTCTCGTGGAGGTAATGGCTATATGAATGGATATGATCGTGACAGCCGGATGAATGGCTACGATCGTGATCGCGATGTGTTTGGATCCAGAGGAGGATCTGGACGTGATGACAGAG GTTTTGATGGTTGGAACGCAGGAAGAGACAGGGATGCATACAGTAGCTTTGGTGCAAGAAGTGAACGTGGTTCAGGGAAATCAAGCTTCTTCGCTGACCGTGGAAATGGCTCAAGGGGAAG ATTTGATGAACGTGGAAGAGGCAGTGACTTTGATGGCATCGGCAGTCGTGGTGATAGAAGCAGCTTTGGAAGATTTGAGCGCAGTGGGAACAGTCGTTGGTCTGATAAATGTGATGAGGATGACTGGTCCAAACCACTTGCACCAAGTGAACGTATGGAACA GGAGCTCTTCGCTGGTGGAAATACTGGCATTAACTTTGAAAAATATGATGACATTCCTGTTGAGGCAACAGGCAGCAATTGCCCTCCACACATTGAAAGT TTCAGTGATGTTGACATGGGGGAAATTATCATGGGGAACATTGAGCTCACCCGCTACACACGACCTACTCCAGTACAGAAATATGCTATCCCTATCATCAAAGAGAAGAGAGATTTGATGGCTTGTGCCCAGACAG GCTCTGGAAAAACAGCTGCATTTCTTCTGCCTATACTGAGTCAGATCTATACAGATGGCCCAGGTGATGCCCTGAGAGCTATGAAG GAAAATGGAAGGTATGGACGTCGTAAGCAATACCCAATCTCATTGGTTTTGGCTCCTACAAGAGAATTGGCAGTGCAGATATATGAAGAAGCCAGGAAG TTTGCATATCGTTCCAAAGTTCGTCCTTGTGTTGTCTATGGTGGGGCTGACATTGGCCAACAGATACGTGACTTGGAGCGTGGTTGCCACTTACTTGTAGCAACTCCAGGACGTCTTGTAGATATGATGGAGAGAGGAAAAAttggactggacttctgcaa GTACTTGGTATTGGATGAAGCTGACCGTATGCTTGACATGGGGTTTGAACCTCAAATTCGTCGTATTGTTGAGCAAGATACTATGCCACCAAAAGGCGTCCGTCAGACCATGATGTTCAGTGCTACCTTTCCAAAGGAAATCCAG ATGCTTGCTCGTGACTTCTTAGAAGAATATATCTTTCTGGCTGTTGGCAGAGTTGGCTCTACATCTGAGAACATCACACAGAAAGTAGTGTGGGTGGAAGAATTAGACAAACGGTCATTTCTGCTTGACCTCCTAAATGCCACAGGTAAAGACTGTTTGGGAGAATTCCAACACAACTCTAATGGCTCAG GCAAAGATTCTTTGACTCTGGTGTTTGTGGAAACTAAAAAGGGGGCTGATTCCCTGGAAGATTTCCTGTACCATGAAGGATATGCTTGTACAAGTATCCATGGTGATCGCTCCCAGCGAGACAGAGAAGAAGCATTACACCAGTTCCGTTCGGGCAGAAGTCCTATCTTGGTTGCAACTGCA GTAGCTGCAAGAGGGCTGGATATTTCAAACGTAAAACATGTAATCAACTTTGATTTGCCAAGTGACATAGAAGAATATGTTCATCGCATTGGCCGTACAGGGCGTGTTGGGAACCTTG GTCTTGCCACATCATTCTTTAATGAAAGGAACGCAAATATTACAAAAGACTTGCTAGATCTACTAGTTGAAGCGAAGCAAGAAGTGCCATCTTGGCTAGAAAACCTGGCATATGAGCAGCATCACAAGGGTGGAAGTAGTCGTGGACGATCTAAAGG CCGTTTCAGTGGAGGGTTCGGTGCCAGAGACTATCGAACAAGCAGCAGTTCCGCTGGCAGTAGTTTTGGAAGCAGCCGTGCAAGTAGTGGCCgcagcggtggcggtggcggtggcggcagtgGCCATGGCGGCAGCAGAGGGTTTGGAGGAG GTGGCTATGGCGGCTTCTATAACAGTGATGGATACGGAGGAAACTATAACTCTCAGGGGGTAGACTGGTGGGGCAACTGA
- the DDX3X gene encoding ATP-dependent RNA helicase DDX3X isoform X7, whose protein sequence is MSHVAVENALGLDQQFAGLDLNSSDAQSGGGTASSRYIPPHLRNREASKQGFDGWNAGRDRDAYSSFGARSERGSGKSSFFADRGNGSRGRFDERGRGSDFDGIGSRGDRSSFGRFERSGNSRWSDKCDEDDWSKPLAPSERMEQELFAGGNTGINFEKYDDIPVEATGSNCPPHIESFSDVDMGEIIMGNIELTRYTRPTPVQKYAIPIIKEKRDLMACAQTGSGKTAAFLLPILSQIYTDGPGDALRAMKENGRYGRRKQYPISLVLAPTRELAVQIYEEARKFAYRSKVRPCVVYGGADIGQQIRDLERGCHLLVATPGRLVDMMERGKIGLDFCKYLVLDEADRMLDMGFEPQIRRIVEQDTMPPKGVRQTMMFSATFPKEIQMLARDFLEEYIFLAVGRVGSTSENITQKVVWVEELDKRSFLLDLLNATGKDSLTLVFVETKKGADSLEDFLYHEGYACTSIHGDRSQRDREEALHQFRSGRSPILVATAVAARGLDISNVKHVINFDLPSDIEEYVHRIGRTGRVGNLGLATSFFNERNANITKDLLDLLVEAKQEVPSWLENLAYEQHHKGGSSRGRSKGRFSGGFGARDYRTSSSSAGSSFGSSRASSGRSGGGGGGGSGHGGSRGFGGGGYGGFYNSDGYGGNYNSQGVDWWGN, encoded by the exons ATGAGTCATGTGGCAGTGGAAAATGCCCTCGGTCTAGATCAGCAG TTTGCTGGTCTAGACTTGAATTCCTCAGACGCGCAGAGTGGAGGAGGTACAGCAAGCA GCCGGTACATTCCTCCTCATTTGCGGAACAGAGAAGCCTCAAAACAGG GTTTTGATGGTTGGAACGCAGGAAGAGACAGGGATGCATACAGTAGCTTTGGTGCAAGAAGTGAACGTGGTTCAGGGAAATCAAGCTTCTTCGCTGACCGTGGAAATGGCTCAAGGGGAAG ATTTGATGAACGTGGAAGAGGCAGTGACTTTGATGGCATCGGCAGTCGTGGTGATAGAAGCAGCTTTGGAAGATTTGAGCGCAGTGGGAACAGTCGTTGGTCTGATAAATGTGATGAGGATGACTGGTCCAAACCACTTGCACCAAGTGAACGTATGGAACA GGAGCTCTTCGCTGGTGGAAATACTGGCATTAACTTTGAAAAATATGATGACATTCCTGTTGAGGCAACAGGCAGCAATTGCCCTCCACACATTGAAAGT TTCAGTGATGTTGACATGGGGGAAATTATCATGGGGAACATTGAGCTCACCCGCTACACACGACCTACTCCAGTACAGAAATATGCTATCCCTATCATCAAAGAGAAGAGAGATTTGATGGCTTGTGCCCAGACAG GCTCTGGAAAAACAGCTGCATTTCTTCTGCCTATACTGAGTCAGATCTATACAGATGGCCCAGGTGATGCCCTGAGAGCTATGAAG GAAAATGGAAGGTATGGACGTCGTAAGCAATACCCAATCTCATTGGTTTTGGCTCCTACAAGAGAATTGGCAGTGCAGATATATGAAGAAGCCAGGAAG TTTGCATATCGTTCCAAAGTTCGTCCTTGTGTTGTCTATGGTGGGGCTGACATTGGCCAACAGATACGTGACTTGGAGCGTGGTTGCCACTTACTTGTAGCAACTCCAGGACGTCTTGTAGATATGATGGAGAGAGGAAAAAttggactggacttctgcaa GTACTTGGTATTGGATGAAGCTGACCGTATGCTTGACATGGGGTTTGAACCTCAAATTCGTCGTATTGTTGAGCAAGATACTATGCCACCAAAAGGCGTCCGTCAGACCATGATGTTCAGTGCTACCTTTCCAAAGGAAATCCAG ATGCTTGCTCGTGACTTCTTAGAAGAATATATCTTTCTGGCTGTTGGCAGAGTTGGCTCTACATCTGAGAACATCACACAGAAAGTAGTGTGGGTGGAAGAATTAGACAAACGGTCATTTCTGCTTGACCTCCTAAATGCCACAG GCAAAGATTCTTTGACTCTGGTGTTTGTGGAAACTAAAAAGGGGGCTGATTCCCTGGAAGATTTCCTGTACCATGAAGGATATGCTTGTACAAGTATCCATGGTGATCGCTCCCAGCGAGACAGAGAAGAAGCATTACACCAGTTCCGTTCGGGCAGAAGTCCTATCTTGGTTGCAACTGCA GTAGCTGCAAGAGGGCTGGATATTTCAAACGTAAAACATGTAATCAACTTTGATTTGCCAAGTGACATAGAAGAATATGTTCATCGCATTGGCCGTACAGGGCGTGTTGGGAACCTTG GTCTTGCCACATCATTCTTTAATGAAAGGAACGCAAATATTACAAAAGACTTGCTAGATCTACTAGTTGAAGCGAAGCAAGAAGTGCCATCTTGGCTAGAAAACCTGGCATATGAGCAGCATCACAAGGGTGGAAGTAGTCGTGGACGATCTAAAGG CCGTTTCAGTGGAGGGTTCGGTGCCAGAGACTATCGAACAAGCAGCAGTTCCGCTGGCAGTAGTTTTGGAAGCAGCCGTGCAAGTAGTGGCCgcagcggtggcggtggcggtggcggcagtgGCCATGGCGGCAGCAGAGGGTTTGGAGGAG GTGGCTATGGCGGCTTCTATAACAGTGATGGATACGGAGGAAACTATAACTCTCAGGGGGTAGACTGGTGGGGCAACTGA